One Legionella hackeliae DNA segment encodes these proteins:
- the rpsN gene encoding 30S ribosomal protein S14 produces the protein MAKKSMLARERKRAKLVAKYKERRNELKVLIKSSTDFDEIMEAQAKLSKLPINSNPVRHSTRCQQCGRPHAVYRKFGLCRICLRQQLMTGNVTGGRKSSW, from the coding sequence GTGGCTAAAAAATCAATGCTCGCACGCGAACGTAAAAGAGCTAAACTTGTCGCGAAATATAAAGAGCGTAGAAACGAATTAAAAGTTTTGATTAAGTCGTCTACTGATTTTGATGAAATTATGGAAGCACAGGCTAAATTGTCTAAGCTTCCGATTAATTCTAATCCAGTGCGACACAGCACTCGTTGCCAGCAATGTGGGCGGCCGCATGCGGTATATCGCAAATTTGGCCTTTGCAGGATTTGCTTAAGACAGCAGCTAATGACCGGTAATGTTACTGGTGGTCGCAAATCCAGCTGGTAA
- the rpsH gene encoding 30S ribosomal protein S8 encodes MHDPVADMLTRIRNGQQAKHQSVTLNSSKLKEEIARVLKEEGYILDYNVQLLENNIKSITLQLKYYHGKPVIERILRISRPGLRVYKSFKDLPSIPGFGVAILSTSKGVMTHVAAKRQGVGGEILCEVA; translated from the coding sequence ATGCATGATCCTGTTGCTGACATGTTGACTAGAATTCGTAATGGTCAGCAAGCTAAACATCAGAGCGTAACCCTGAATTCATCTAAGTTGAAAGAAGAAATAGCTAGGGTTTTAAAAGAAGAAGGTTACATATTAGATTATAATGTGCAACTTCTTGAAAATAATATTAAATCTATTACGTTACAATTAAAGTACTATCATGGTAAACCTGTAATTGAGCGTATTTTGCGTATTAGTCGCCCTGGTTTAAGAGTTTATAAATCATTTAAAGATTTGCCTTCAATTCCTGGTTTTGGTGTTGCCATTCTTTCTACCTCAAAAGGGGTAATGACTCATGTTGCAGCTAAAAGACAAGGTGTTGGTGGTGAAATTCTTTGTGAAGTGGCCTAA
- the rplF gene encoding 50S ribosomal protein L6: MSRVAKAPINLPANVELTIGKDTLTVKGPKGSLVQHYNKLVNVSKSEDSNNKIEFKPASNDPNAWAHAGTVRALVNNMVKGVTNGFDVTLELVGVGYRAQANNKAITLSLGFSHPIEYALPQGVTAETPNNTTIIIRGIDKQLLGQVASEIRGFRPPEPYKGKGIRYAGEIIIRKEAKKK; this comes from the coding sequence ATGTCTAGAGTAGCAAAAGCCCCAATTAATTTGCCTGCAAACGTTGAGCTTACCATCGGAAAAGATACTTTAACCGTAAAGGGCCCAAAAGGTTCACTAGTTCAGCACTATAATAAGCTGGTAAATGTTAGCAAAAGTGAAGATAGCAATAATAAGATAGAGTTTAAACCTGCTTCTAACGATCCTAATGCTTGGGCACATGCAGGAACTGTCCGCGCTTTAGTAAATAATATGGTTAAAGGTGTAACCAACGGTTTTGATGTTACGTTAGAACTGGTAGGTGTAGGATATCGTGCTCAAGCTAATAATAAAGCAATTACTTTATCCTTAGGCTTTTCTCATCCAATAGAATACGCCTTGCCTCAAGGTGTTACTGCAGAAACGCCAAATAACACAACCATTATAATCCGTGGTATTGACAAACAATTGTTAGGGCAAGTTGCCTCTGAAATCCGTGGATTTAGACCACCTGAGCCTTATAAAGGCAAGGGCATTCGTTATGCTGGTGAAATTATTATTCGTAAAGAAGCCAAAAAGAAATAA
- the rplR gene encoding 50S ribosomal protein L18, whose translation MKNKEQARIRRGLKAKAIHRRNPEKARLVVHRSGTHIYSQIVVRGEKGDVVIVCSSTMDKELKSKLSGTKVEQAQQVGKLLGERAKAKNIDEVSFDRSGFKYHGRVKALADGAREAGLNF comes from the coding sequence ATGAAGAATAAAGAGCAGGCCCGTATACGACGTGGTTTAAAGGCGAAAGCTATTCATCGCCGTAATCCCGAGAAAGCAAGACTTGTCGTGCATAGAAGTGGTACTCACATCTATTCTCAAATCGTTGTGCGTGGTGAAAAAGGTGACGTAGTCATTGTTTGTTCATCTACGATGGATAAAGAGCTTAAGTCAAAGCTTTCAGGAACCAAAGTAGAGCAAGCCCAGCAAGTTGGTAAATTGTTAGGTGAACGAGCCAAGGCTAAAAATATAGATGAAGTTTCTTTTGATCGTTCAGGTTTTAAATACCACGGTAGAGTGAAAGCTTTGGCCGATGGCGCTCGAGAAGCTGGGTTGAATTTTTAA
- the rpsE gene encoding 30S ribosomal protein S5, with protein sequence MAAFDEIQKSDGYQEKLVSVTRTAKVVKGGRVFGFAVLVVVGDGKGKVGFGRGKAREVPIAIQKAMDQARKNMTYIPLAGTTIHHEITWNYGASKVFMKPASEGTGIIAGGAMRAVLEVLGVQNILAKSIGSTNPSNIVRATINALTNIGTPDYVAAKRGKTVAEVMAE encoded by the coding sequence ATGGCAGCATTTGATGAAATTCAAAAGAGTGACGGATACCAAGAAAAATTAGTATCTGTAACACGTACAGCCAAAGTAGTAAAAGGTGGTCGTGTTTTTGGCTTTGCCGTGCTAGTAGTAGTTGGTGATGGTAAAGGTAAAGTTGGGTTTGGTCGTGGTAAAGCTAGAGAAGTGCCGATTGCAATTCAAAAGGCAATGGATCAAGCAAGAAAGAATATGACTTATATTCCTTTAGCAGGTACTACCATTCATCACGAAATTACTTGGAACTACGGCGCTTCAAAAGTATTTATGAAACCTGCGAGTGAAGGTACAGGAATTATTGCTGGCGGTGCTATGCGAGCTGTGCTTGAAGTATTGGGCGTTCAAAATATTTTGGCGAAAAGTATTGGTTCTACCAACCCAAGCAATATTGTGCGTGCCACAATTAATGCGCTTACTAACATCGGAACTCCTGATTATGTAGCAGCTAAGCGTGGTAAAACAGTTGCAGAAGTAATGGCGGAATAA
- the rpmD gene encoding 50S ribosomal protein L30 gives MSKKIKITLVKSVIGRKPKHIEIVKQLGLGKLNSSVVQQDNPAIRGLVNIVNYLVQVEECA, from the coding sequence ATGAGCAAAAAAATCAAAATTACTTTGGTGAAGAGCGTCATTGGACGTAAGCCAAAGCACATTGAAATAGTTAAACAACTTGGCTTAGGCAAGTTAAACAGCAGTGTAGTTCAACAAGACAATCCTGCAATAAGAGGATTGGTTAATATTGTTAATTACCTGGTGCAAGTTGAGGAGTGTGCATAA
- the rplO gene encoding 50S ribosomal protein L15, with protein sequence MNLNTLSPDPGSRPGKKRLGRGIGSGLGKTCGKGHKGQKARAGGFHKINFEGGQMPIQRRLPKMGFKSRTARTVDQITLGELATIKAESIDLQALKDSGLINKSIKEVKVILSGEINAPLKLKGLRVTKGARAAIEQAGGSIEE encoded by the coding sequence ATGAATTTGAATACACTATCTCCAGATCCCGGTTCACGTCCAGGAAAAAAGCGCCTTGGTAGAGGAATTGGTTCTGGTTTAGGTAAAACTTGTGGTAAAGGGCATAAAGGTCAAAAGGCTCGCGCAGGTGGATTCCATAAAATTAATTTCGAAGGCGGGCAAATGCCAATTCAACGTCGTCTTCCTAAAATGGGTTTTAAATCACGAACTGCACGTACTGTTGATCAAATTACCTTGGGTGAATTGGCAACAATAAAAGCAGAAAGTATTGATCTTCAAGCATTGAAAGATTCTGGTTTGATTAATAAGTCCATTAAAGAAGTGAAGGTTATTCTTTCTGGCGAAATTAATGCTCCTCTGAAATTAAAGGGCTTGCGTGTAACTAAAGGTGCACGTGCAGCAATTGAACAGGCTGGCGGCAGTATTGAAGAGTGA
- the secY gene encoding preprotein translocase subunit SecY produces MNNQRQTSGQSRGGLAELKSRLLFVIIGILVYRLGAHIPVPGLDPQKLANFFGEQQNTIFGLFNMFSGGALSRVTVFAIGIMPYISASIIIQLFSVVSPKLEQLKKEGESGRRKINQYTRYLTLILAIFQSLGMARWLAGQQIALHADIFFYFTAVVTLVTGTMFLMWLGEQITEKGVGNGISLIIFSGIVSSMPHAIASVFQQVKEGQMQALTLLLVGVIVVLVTGFVVFMERAQRRIRVNYAQRTHGRKVYAAQTSHLPLKINMSGVIPPIFASSIILLPATLAQFFAKGKGMDWLADIGMALSPGQPLYLIIYAIAILFFAFFYAALVFNPKDTADNLKKSGAYIPGIRPGEQTTRYIDSVMTRLTLVGAIYLVLVCLLPQILMYTWHVPFYFGGTSLLIIVVVIMDFVAQVQAHLMTQQYDSLMKKANFRGTKLPGLL; encoded by the coding sequence ATGAATAACCAGAGGCAAACATCAGGCCAATCCCGCGGTGGATTGGCGGAACTAAAATCAAGGTTGTTATTTGTCATAATAGGCATATTAGTCTATCGTTTAGGCGCACATATTCCTGTTCCTGGTTTAGATCCACAGAAATTGGCTAATTTTTTTGGCGAGCAGCAAAATACTATATTTGGCTTGTTCAATATGTTTTCTGGTGGCGCTTTATCACGGGTAACTGTTTTTGCAATTGGAATCATGCCCTATATTTCTGCATCTATTATTATTCAATTATTTTCTGTTGTTTCTCCAAAATTGGAGCAATTGAAAAAAGAAGGTGAATCTGGACGCAGAAAAATTAACCAGTATACTCGCTACTTGACGCTGATCCTCGCTATTTTTCAATCTTTAGGTATGGCAAGATGGCTTGCAGGACAGCAAATAGCTTTGCATGCTGACATATTCTTTTACTTTACCGCTGTTGTTACTCTGGTTACAGGAACAATGTTCCTCATGTGGCTTGGAGAGCAAATTACTGAAAAGGGCGTTGGTAATGGGATATCCCTGATTATATTTTCAGGAATAGTTTCCAGTATGCCTCATGCAATTGCATCTGTATTTCAGCAAGTAAAAGAAGGCCAAATGCAAGCTCTCACCCTATTATTAGTAGGTGTGATTGTAGTATTGGTTACTGGTTTTGTTGTTTTTATGGAAAGAGCGCAGCGCCGCATAAGAGTTAATTATGCTCAGCGTACACACGGCCGAAAAGTCTATGCAGCTCAAACTAGCCATTTACCTTTAAAAATTAATATGTCAGGGGTAATACCGCCAATTTTTGCATCAAGCATTATATTATTGCCGGCGACTCTGGCACAGTTTTTTGCCAAAGGTAAAGGGATGGATTGGTTAGCTGATATTGGTATGGCACTTTCTCCAGGGCAACCACTTTATTTAATTATTTATGCCATTGCAATTTTGTTCTTTGCTTTCTTTTATGCGGCCTTAGTGTTTAATCCTAAAGATACCGCTGATAATTTGAAGAAATCGGGGGCTTATATTCCTGGTATTCGTCCCGGTGAGCAAACGACTCGTTATATTGATTCGGTTATGACACGCCTAACTTTGGTTGGTGCTATATACTTAGTGTTAGTGTGCTTGTTACCGCAGATTTTAATGTATACCTGGCATGTGCCTTTTTATTTTGGTGGAACTTCGCTGTTAATCATTGTTGTTGTTATTATGGATTTTGTTGCTCAAGTGCAAGCGCATCTTATGACTCAACAATATGATTCGTTGATGAAAAAAGCCAATTTTAGAGGGACCAAGTTGCCTGGTCTTTTATGA
- the rpmJ gene encoding 50S ribosomal protein L36, whose amino-acid sequence MKVRASVKRLCRNCKIIKRNGTIRVICKDARHKQKQG is encoded by the coding sequence ATGAAAGTTAGAGCATCAGTAAAACGACTCTGTCGTAACTGTAAAATTATTAAGCGTAATGGAACTATTCGCGTTATATGCAAAGATGCACGGCATAAGCAAAAGCAAGGATAA
- the rpsM gene encoding 30S ribosomal protein S13, whose translation MARIAGVNIPDHKHIVIALTSIYGIGKTTAIKLCEAVGIETATKVSQLSEEKLEALRTEIAKMTVEGDLRRAINMNIKRLMDLGCYRGLRHRRGLPLRGQRTKTNARTRKGRRKASNI comes from the coding sequence ATGGCTCGTATTGCAGGTGTTAACATACCGGATCACAAACATATCGTGATAGCCCTTACATCGATTTATGGAATTGGCAAGACAACAGCAATTAAATTATGTGAAGCTGTAGGTATTGAGACAGCAACAAAGGTATCTCAATTATCTGAAGAAAAACTCGAAGCTTTGCGTACTGAGATTGCTAAAATGACCGTTGAGGGAGATTTACGCCGTGCGATTAATATGAATATTAAGCGCCTCATGGATCTTGGTTGCTATCGCGGTCTTCGTCACCGTCGTGGCTTGCCATTGCGTGGACAACGTACAAAGACTAATGCGCGTACGCGTAAAGGTCGACGTAAAGCTAGCAATATCTAA
- the rpsK gene encoding 30S ribosomal protein S11 produces the protein MNKAKQQKSRKKVKRIVSDGIVHVHASFNNTIVTFTDRQGNALCWATAGGSGFRGSRKSTPYAAQVATERAAVVAKEYGVKSVAVLIDGPGPGRESTIRELIAQDFKIVEITDVTGIPHNGCKPPKKRRV, from the coding sequence ATGAATAAGGCAAAGCAGCAAAAATCAAGAAAGAAGGTAAAGCGAATAGTATCTGATGGTATTGTACATGTTCACGCTTCTTTTAATAATACCATCGTTACTTTCACTGACCGCCAAGGTAATGCATTATGCTGGGCTACTGCCGGTGGTTCTGGTTTCCGTGGTTCAAGAAAAAGTACCCCTTATGCGGCGCAGGTTGCTACTGAAAGAGCAGCTGTTGTTGCAAAAGAATACGGTGTGAAATCTGTAGCAGTATTAATTGATGGTCCTGGACCAGGTCGTGAATCTACCATTCGCGAGCTGATCGCACAGGATTTTAAAATTGTAGAAATAACCGATGTAACTGGCATACCTCATAATGGATGTAAGCCACCTAAAAAACGTCGTGTATAA
- the rpsD gene encoding 30S ribosomal protein S4, protein MARYLGPKCKLSRREGTDLFLKSGVRDHKSKCKSEKLPGQHGANKPRLSDYGVQLREKQKIRRLYGVLEKQFHNYYKKAARQPGSTGENLMVLLERRLDNVVYRMGFASTRAEARQLVAHKAVLVNDGVVNIPSYLVKPGDVVSIRQKAKGQGRIQAAVALSEQRASCDWLTVDASTFKGTFTSSPTLNDLSSYYNVNLVVELYSK, encoded by the coding sequence ATGGCTAGATACCTTGGTCCAAAATGTAAGTTGTCACGCAGAGAGGGCACTGATTTATTCTTAAAGAGTGGTGTTCGAGACCATAAATCAAAGTGTAAATCTGAAAAGCTTCCAGGTCAGCATGGTGCTAACAAGCCTCGTCTAAGTGACTATGGTGTTCAGTTGCGCGAAAAGCAAAAAATTAGACGTCTCTATGGGGTTCTTGAAAAGCAATTCCATAATTATTATAAGAAAGCCGCTAGACAACCAGGGTCTACTGGTGAGAATTTAATGGTTCTTCTAGAAAGACGTCTTGATAATGTTGTTTACAGAATGGGATTTGCCAGTACTCGTGCAGAAGCTAGACAATTAGTTGCTCATAAAGCAGTATTGGTTAATGATGGAGTTGTAAATATTCCATCTTATTTAGTGAAGCCAGGCGATGTTGTTTCAATTCGTCAAAAAGCAAAAGGTCAAGGCCGAATTCAAGCTGCTGTTGCACTTTCTGAGCAACGTGCCTCTTGTGATTGGTTAACTGTTGATGCAAGTACTTTTAAAGGTACTTTTACATCTTCGCCTACACTGAATGATTTATCATCCTATTATAACGTTAATTTAGTTGTAGAACTTTACTCTAAGTAA
- a CDS encoding DNA-directed RNA polymerase subunit alpha, with amino-acid sequence MDIHEMMTPSVLKVDAKSPYHSRVVLEPLERGYGHTLGNALRRILLSSMPGYAITEVAIDGVLHEYSTIEGVQEDVVDILLNLKQVAIKLTTGKEAVLTLSKQGPCQVTAGDIQLTHGQEIVNPELVIATLNENGKLNMTLKVEKGVGFHSTDSFIRSFDEEIEQKSVGKLKLDNTFSPVKKVAYFVDSARVENRTDLDKLTIDLETDGTLDPEEAIRISASILQRQLHAFVDMKFEESRADNKERNDFDPILLRPVDDLELTVRSANCLKAENIYYIGDLVQKTENELLKTPNLGKKSLTEIKDVLASRSLSLGMKLENWPPANLGE; translated from the coding sequence ATGGACATACATGAAATGATGACGCCATCTGTGCTTAAAGTAGATGCTAAGTCGCCTTACCACTCACGCGTTGTTCTTGAGCCTTTAGAGCGTGGATACGGTCATACCCTAGGTAATGCGTTAAGACGTATTCTCTTATCATCTATGCCAGGTTATGCAATTACCGAAGTAGCTATTGATGGTGTGTTGCATGAATACAGCACAATTGAGGGTGTACAAGAAGATGTAGTAGATATCCTCTTAAACTTGAAACAGGTTGCTATCAAGCTTACTACCGGAAAAGAAGCAGTTTTAACCTTAAGTAAGCAAGGTCCATGTCAGGTTACTGCAGGTGATATTCAATTGACTCATGGCCAGGAAATTGTTAATCCTGAATTGGTCATTGCCACGTTGAATGAAAACGGCAAGTTGAATATGACTTTAAAGGTAGAAAAGGGTGTTGGGTTCCATTCAACAGATTCTTTCATCAGAAGTTTTGATGAAGAAATTGAACAAAAATCTGTTGGAAAATTAAAACTCGACAATACTTTTTCACCTGTCAAAAAAGTTGCCTATTTTGTTGATAGTGCTCGGGTAGAAAATCGAACAGACTTGGACAAGTTAACTATTGATTTAGAGACTGATGGTACGCTTGATCCAGAAGAAGCGATCCGTATTTCTGCCTCTATTTTGCAGCGTCAGCTACATGCCTTTGTTGACATGAAGTTTGAAGAGTCACGTGCTGATAATAAAGAGCGAAATGATTTTGATCCTATTTTGCTAAGACCTGTTGACGATTTAGAACTTACCGTTCGATCTGCAAACTGTCTAAAAGCAGAAAACATTTATTATATTGGTGATCTGGTTCAAAAGACTGAAAATGAATTGTTAAAGACACCAAATCTAGGTAAAAAATCTCTCACCGAAATTAAAGACGTACTTGCTTCACGCTCTTTATCTTTGGGAATGAAGCTTGAGAATTGGCCGCCAGCAAATCTTGGCGAGTAA
- the rplQ gene encoding 50S ribosomal protein L17 produces MRHRNSGRSFSRTSSHRKAMFSNMCTSLIEHELIKTTLPKAKELRRYIEPLITVSKKDSVATRRYVFDRLRSKSAVGKLFTTLGPRYVERPGGYVRVLKCGYRPGDNAPMAIVELVDRPVEEATEE; encoded by the coding sequence ATGCGTCACCGTAATTCAGGCCGTAGTTTTAGCCGTACAAGTAGCCATAGAAAAGCAATGTTTTCAAATATGTGTACATCGCTTATTGAGCATGAATTAATTAAAACAACATTGCCAAAAGCTAAAGAGCTACGTCGCTACATTGAGCCTTTGATCACTGTTAGTAAGAAAGATTCTGTCGCCACAAGACGCTATGTATTTGATAGATTGCGTTCCAAAAGTGCTGTAGGTAAATTATTTACCACTTTAGGCCCACGCTATGTCGAGCGTCCAGGTGGTTATGTTAGAGTCTTAAAATGCGGTTATCGTCCCGGAGACAATGCTCCTATGGCGATCGTTGAATTGGTCGACAGGCCTGTAGAAGAAGCTACTGAAGAGTAA
- a CDS encoding PaaI family thioesterase has translation MEIKKSALQDLAAPEGICFGCGSKNEHGLQIKSYWDDDNIHVIAKHMPDVRYTGWPSLVYGGLISCLIDCHSNWTAMANHYRTEDREVDTLPRIDCVTGSLGIKYIKPTPMGILLTLKARVEGNVERKTRVLCEVYAGDTLTAIGDSIFVRVDVGHLAKTAHDVA, from the coding sequence TTGGAAATAAAGAAATCCGCTTTGCAAGATCTTGCTGCACCGGAGGGTATCTGTTTTGGCTGCGGCTCAAAAAACGAGCATGGCCTGCAAATTAAAAGTTATTGGGATGATGACAATATACACGTCATCGCAAAGCATATGCCAGATGTGCGTTATACGGGTTGGCCATCGCTTGTCTATGGTGGATTGATCAGTTGTCTCATCGATTGTCATTCGAACTGGACAGCAATGGCAAATCATTATCGTACTGAAGACAGGGAAGTGGATACTCTACCACGCATTGACTGTGTAACGGGCTCTCTTGGCATTAAATATATTAAACCAACACCAATGGGCATTCTACTAACACTCAAAGCACGGGTCGAGGGTAACGTTGAGCGTAAGACTCGTGTATTATGCGAAGTTTATGCTGGCGATACACTAACGGCAATTGGTGACTCAATTTTTGTTCGAGTAGATGTTGGCCACTTGGCAAAGACTGCCCATGATGTAGCGTAA
- the ssb gene encoding single-stranded DNA-binding protein yields MARGINKVILIGNVGVDPDVRYMPNGNAVTTISLATSETWKDKQTGDKQERTEWHRVVCFNRLGEIAGEYVRKGSKLYVEGSLRTRKWQDQQGQDRYTTEIVATDIQMLDAKSGSSSFDEMSAAAAAPMAQPMNRKPQATQTAQEAFDELDDDIPF; encoded by the coding sequence ATGGCTCGTGGCATTAACAAGGTAATTTTAATAGGCAATGTTGGTGTAGATCCCGATGTCAGGTATATGCCTAATGGCAATGCAGTCACAACAATATCACTAGCGACTAGTGAAACATGGAAAGACAAACAAACTGGGGATAAGCAAGAGCGTACAGAATGGCATCGTGTCGTATGCTTTAATCGTTTAGGTGAGATCGCGGGTGAATATGTTCGTAAAGGTTCAAAACTCTACGTCGAAGGCAGTTTGCGCACTAGAAAATGGCAAGATCAACAAGGCCAAGATCGTTATACTACCGAAATCGTAGCGACAGACATACAAATGCTTGACGCTAAATCTGGTTCCTCGAGTTTTGACGAAATGTCTGCAGCAGCGGCGGCACCAATGGCTCAGCCAATGAATCGTAAACCACAAGCAACCCAAACTGCACAAGAAGCGTTTGATGAGTTGGATGATGATATTCCGTTCTAA
- a CDS encoding MFS transporter, giving the protein MKYSWLKTVFPIAAIFSFRMLGLFMLIPVFTIFAGKLDGATPSLIGLALGSYGLSQGLLQMPFGLLSDRFGRKPILTIGLLMFACGSLIGALSHSIYTMIFARTLQGTGAIGSVLIALMADLTPDNHRTRAMAVIGMTIGMSFSLAMVISPAITSHFGLAGIFYLTAILALMGLYLLHFVIPTPKKESFHADSEANFTLLKTVLSNRHLQRLNVGIFFQHFILTATFYVIPLLLQQHIRQAHLSQQWHFYLPLMLFSFVVMIPFILLAEKKRQMKKVFIGAVFTTSLMQLLLAFVNQQWMSLWVLMFIYFVAFNILEATLPSLISKQADPSSKGTAMGVYSSSQFLGIFAGGAFAGILFQLGGSMTVFIINACLGTLWFVISLFIKPDIYVSTLILSYPQSITDVQQLIHQLKNLQGVRDVNISQAEQVIYLRIDKATYQDGSAVQLLEQMEVNK; this is encoded by the coding sequence ATGAAGTATTCCTGGTTAAAAACAGTCTTTCCTATTGCCGCTATCTTTTCATTTCGTATGTTGGGATTGTTTATGCTAATCCCGGTTTTTACGATATTTGCCGGCAAGCTTGACGGAGCAACACCCTCCTTAATTGGTTTGGCGTTAGGAAGTTACGGTTTAAGCCAGGGATTATTGCAAATGCCATTTGGCCTACTTTCCGATCGTTTTGGACGTAAACCAATCCTAACCATTGGACTGTTAATGTTCGCTTGTGGCAGTCTAATTGGCGCTTTAAGCCATTCAATCTATACGATGATTTTTGCTCGCACATTGCAAGGTACAGGAGCTATCGGCAGTGTATTAATTGCCCTTATGGCTGATCTAACTCCGGACAATCATCGAACGCGAGCTATGGCCGTAATCGGTATGACTATCGGTATGTCATTTAGTTTGGCGATGGTTATTAGTCCTGCAATAACTTCACATTTTGGTTTAGCAGGTATTTTTTATTTAACAGCTATTCTTGCATTAATGGGCTTGTACTTATTGCATTTTGTCATTCCCACACCTAAGAAAGAAAGCTTCCATGCAGATAGTGAAGCGAATTTCACCTTGCTAAAAACTGTCCTGTCTAATCGACATTTACAGCGTTTAAATGTCGGTATTTTTTTTCAACATTTTATTCTAACTGCAACATTCTATGTTATTCCCCTTCTTCTACAGCAACATATTCGCCAAGCGCATTTAAGCCAACAATGGCATTTTTATTTACCTCTTATGCTTTTTTCCTTCGTAGTAATGATCCCCTTTATTTTGTTGGCTGAAAAAAAACGCCAAATGAAAAAAGTTTTTATTGGAGCAGTTTTTACAACGAGTCTAATGCAATTATTGTTAGCTTTTGTTAATCAACAATGGATGAGTTTGTGGGTTTTGATGTTTATTTATTTTGTAGCATTTAACATTCTCGAAGCAACCCTGCCTTCATTGATTTCCAAGCAGGCTGATCCCAGTAGTAAAGGTACCGCAATGGGTGTGTATTCCAGCAGCCAATTCTTAGGTATTTTTGCAGGCGGCGCCTTTGCGGGTATTTTATTTCAGTTAGGCGGAAGCATGACTGTATTTATCATTAATGCCTGTCTCGGGACTCTCTGGTTTGTCATCTCACTATTTATCAAACCCGATATCTATGTTTCAACCCTTATCTTAAGCTATCCCCAATCCATCACCGATGTGCAACAATTGATACATCAATTAAAAAACTTACAGGGAGTTCGCGACGTAAATATTTCTCAAGCTGAACAAGTTATTTACTTACGAATCGATAAGGCAACTTACCAGGACGGTAGTGCAGTACAACTATTAGAACAAATGGAAGTTAACAAATGA
- the fabL gene encoding enoyl-[acyl-carrier-protein] reductase FabL, with amino-acid sequence MSIFANKVSLITGGARGIGKATALKLAQAGSDIAIVYYNSSDEAQRLVEEIQQLGRKAVALQANVADHQSVKEMFTQFREHFSQLNFLISNAASGVLKPALKMSTKHWRWCLETNALALNHLVTEGRELMPPQSRVIALSSLGAHRAIPNYAFIGASKAALEALVRSLSLELAEFGITVNTVSAGVVDTDALKHFPNRQQLLDEYHAHSLSAEPLTAADVADVIYLLCRPEAKMINAHTLFVDAGYSQVG; translated from the coding sequence ATGAGCATATTTGCTAATAAAGTATCATTAATTACAGGTGGAGCTCGAGGCATAGGTAAAGCAACTGCCTTGAAGTTAGCACAAGCTGGCAGTGATATAGCAATTGTTTATTACAACAGCTCTGATGAAGCACAACGCTTAGTTGAAGAGATTCAACAGTTAGGACGTAAGGCAGTCGCTTTACAAGCGAATGTTGCTGACCACCAATCTGTTAAAGAGATGTTTACCCAATTTCGTGAGCATTTCTCACAACTTAATTTTTTAATCAGCAATGCTGCGAGTGGCGTATTAAAACCGGCATTAAAAATGTCAACCAAGCATTGGCGTTGGTGTTTGGAAACAAATGCTCTGGCTTTAAATCATTTAGTGACAGAAGGACGAGAGTTAATGCCTCCGCAGAGCCGTGTTATTGCTTTGTCGAGTTTAGGAGCGCATAGAGCGATCCCAAATTATGCATTTATTGGTGCATCCAAGGCAGCGCTTGAAGCATTAGTACGCTCTTTAAGTCTTGAGCTTGCAGAATTCGGTATAACGGTTAATACAGTGTCTGCGGGAGTGGTTGATACTGATGCACTAAAGCATTTCCCCAACCGTCAGCAGTTATTAGACGAATACCACGCTCATTCATTATCAGCAGAACCGCTCACAGCAGCAGATGTGGCTGATGTTATATATCTCTTATGTCGACCTGAAGCAAAAATGATTAATGCACATACTTTATTTGTTGATGCGGGCTATAGCCAGGTAGGCTAA